From one Luteipulveratus mongoliensis genomic stretch:
- a CDS encoding DUF6069 family protein produces MSRNRAVGTWVTAVGLGVIGWALARAADVPMEVKTGGSTERIGLVSVVLASAMAGGGAVLSHHWLSRRPHGERTWRIVCGALLAVSILVGPLAGTTTSTKLSLIALHLVVGIALIVSLSGVPAREEPAPLVPARG; encoded by the coding sequence ATGTCGAGGAACAGAGCAGTCGGTACATGGGTCACGGCAGTCGGCCTCGGAGTCATCGGATGGGCGCTCGCCCGCGCCGCCGACGTGCCGATGGAGGTCAAGACCGGCGGCAGCACGGAGCGGATCGGTCTGGTCAGCGTGGTCCTGGCCTCCGCGATGGCAGGCGGGGGAGCCGTGCTGTCCCATCACTGGCTCAGCCGCAGGCCACACGGTGAGCGCACGTGGCGGATCGTGTGCGGGGCCTTGCTGGCGGTCTCGATCCTGGTCGGCCCCCTCGCCGGCACGACCACCTCGACGAAGCTGAGCCTGATCGCGCTGCACCTGGTGGTCGGGATCGCGCTGATCGTGAGCTTGAGCGGCGTTCCAGCGCGCGAGGAGCCCGCACCGCTCGTGCCGGCCCGCGGGTAG
- a CDS encoding class I SAM-dependent methyltransferase has protein sequence MSSDHYFSAQPASADERRTITVPLAGVSRPVQVAGGVFSPDRIDQGTSVLLQHAPAPPTSGTFLDLGCGWGPIALTLALRSPSATVFAVDVNERALDLTRINAESLGAKGIRAVTADHVPADLRFDLIWSNPPIRVGKAVLHELMRTWLPRLAPGGSAYLVVQRNLGSDSLHRWIAEQLDDLEVSRMTSVKGFRILQVRRPAG, from the coding sequence ATGTCCTCTGACCACTACTTCTCCGCTCAACCCGCCAGCGCCGATGAGCGCCGCACGATCACGGTGCCGCTCGCCGGTGTGTCGCGGCCGGTTCAGGTGGCCGGCGGCGTGTTCTCCCCCGACCGGATCGACCAGGGCACCTCGGTGCTGCTGCAGCACGCTCCAGCCCCGCCCACGAGCGGGACGTTCCTGGACCTCGGGTGTGGCTGGGGGCCGATCGCGCTCACTCTCGCGCTGCGCTCGCCGTCGGCGACGGTGTTTGCGGTTGACGTCAACGAGCGCGCTCTCGACCTGACGCGCATCAACGCAGAGTCGTTGGGCGCCAAGGGAATTCGAGCCGTGACTGCTGACCACGTGCCGGCCGACCTGCGGTTCGACCTGATCTGGTCCAACCCGCCGATCCGGGTCGGCAAGGCCGTCCTGCACGAGCTGATGCGCACCTGGCTGCCGCGCCTCGCGCCGGGCGGGTCGGCGTACCTCGTGGTGCAGCGCAATCTCGGCTCGGACTCCCTGCACCGGTGGATCGCCGAGCAGCTCGACGATCTCGAGGTGTCACGGATGACGAGCGTGAAGGGCTTCCGGATCCTGCAGGTACGCCGCCCCGCGGGCTAA
- the dapF gene encoding diaminopimelate epimerase — MTTIDFAKGHGTHNDFVLVPDLDGALDLTEQQVAHLCNRRGGIGGDGLIRIVRTGKVADAPEGIDPDLWFMDYRNADGSAAEMCGNGTRVFAEYLRTRGLVTDDIFEIGTRAGTKRISTVPDGYAVDLGTWQLAREEDAERRGMDSVVQVVGAPSALPALSIDLGNPHTVVALPTEVSLDQLDLTDAPHVDPRPPHGTNVELVRPIGHGHIAMRVHERGVGETQSCGTGAAAAAIATWWWGNRPQDQLDWTVDVPGGRLGVHLDGQRVALSGPAVIVAEGRVELPIA, encoded by the coding sequence GTGACGACCATCGACTTCGCCAAGGGCCACGGCACGCACAACGACTTCGTGCTCGTGCCCGACCTCGACGGCGCCCTCGACCTGACCGAGCAGCAGGTGGCGCACCTCTGCAACCGGCGGGGCGGCATCGGCGGCGACGGCCTGATCCGCATCGTCCGGACGGGCAAGGTCGCGGACGCTCCTGAGGGCATCGATCCGGACCTGTGGTTCATGGACTACCGCAACGCCGACGGGTCGGCCGCCGAGATGTGCGGCAACGGCACGCGAGTCTTCGCCGAGTACCTGCGGACACGAGGTCTCGTGACCGACGACATCTTCGAGATCGGCACCCGCGCCGGCACCAAGCGGATCAGCACGGTGCCCGATGGCTACGCCGTCGACCTCGGCACGTGGCAGCTCGCCCGTGAGGAGGACGCCGAGCGGCGGGGGATGGACTCGGTCGTGCAGGTCGTCGGCGCTCCGAGCGCGTTGCCGGCGCTGAGCATCGACCTCGGCAACCCCCACACCGTGGTCGCCCTGCCGACCGAGGTCTCACTCGACCAGCTCGATCTGACGGACGCGCCGCACGTCGACCCGCGCCCACCGCATGGCACCAACGTGGAGCTGGTCCGACCGATCGGCCACGGACACATCGCGATGCGGGTGCACGAGCGCGGCGTCGGCGAGACACAGTCGTGCGGCACTGGTGCTGCAGCGGCCGCGATCGCGACCTGGTGGTGGGGCAACCGGCCGCAGGACCAGCTCGACTGGACCGTGGACGTACCCGGCGGGCGCCTCGGCGTCCACCTCGACGGCCAGCGCGTGGCCCTGTCCGGTCCCGCTGTGATCGTCGCGGAGGGCCGCGTCGAGCTCCCGATCGCTTAG
- the miaA gene encoding tRNA (adenosine(37)-N6)-dimethylallyltransferase MiaA, producing the protein MSHPDQPESRPPVIAVVGATATGKSDLAIALAQRLDGEVVNADASQLYRGMDIGTAKVPVAERHVPHHQLDVMDIHEEANVAAYQQDSRVDIADIQQRGRRPVLVGGSGLYVRAALDVLDIPPTDPTVRARWEAELEARGAYALYEELTRLDPVAAARMLPANGRRTVRALEVIELTGRPFSSSMPRREFLQPSVMIGLTAPRDELDQRITDRVERMWADGLLDEVRALEQRGLREGRTASRAIGYAQVLGQLDGELDEAQAKEATAAATRRLVRRQESWFRPDPRIVWLPYDAPDLVDRALSVVTTGEGPGLSATMAP; encoded by the coding sequence ATGAGCCACCCCGACCAGCCCGAGTCCCGACCGCCCGTGATCGCGGTCGTCGGGGCCACTGCAACGGGCAAGTCGGACCTCGCGATCGCCCTCGCTCAGCGGCTGGACGGCGAGGTCGTCAACGCCGACGCCTCTCAGCTCTACCGCGGTATGGACATCGGTACGGCCAAGGTGCCGGTCGCCGAGCGTCATGTGCCGCATCACCAGCTGGACGTGATGGACATTCATGAGGAGGCGAATGTTGCCGCGTACCAACAGGACTCGCGGGTGGACATCGCGGACATCCAGCAGCGGGGGAGGCGCCCGGTGCTGGTGGGCGGTTCGGGGCTCTACGTCCGCGCTGCCCTCGACGTACTCGACATCCCGCCCACGGACCCGACCGTGCGGGCAAGGTGGGAGGCGGAGCTCGAGGCGCGCGGGGCCTACGCGCTCTATGAGGAGCTGACCCGCCTCGACCCCGTAGCAGCCGCTCGGATGCTCCCGGCGAACGGCCGTCGCACCGTACGAGCCCTCGAGGTGATCGAGCTCACGGGCCGCCCCTTCAGCTCCTCCATGCCGAGGCGCGAGTTCCTGCAGCCGAGCGTCATGATCGGCCTCACCGCGCCGCGGGACGAGCTCGACCAGCGCATCACGGACCGCGTCGAGCGGATGTGGGCGGACGGGCTGCTCGACGAGGTGCGCGCGCTGGAGCAGCGCGGGTTGCGCGAGGGACGTACGGCCAGTCGAGCGATCGGCTACGCGCAGGTGCTGGGCCAGCTCGACGGCGAGCTCGACGAGGCACAGGCGAAGGAGGCGACGGCCGCGGCCACGCGACGTCTCGTACGCCGGCAGGAGTCCTGGTTTCGCCCGGACCCGCGGATCGTCTGGCTGCCGTACGACGCGCCGGACCTGGTGGACCGCGCTCTGTCGGTGGTCACAACCGGCGAGGGTCCAGGTCTGTCGGCCACAATGGCGCCGTGA
- a CDS encoding NAD(P)/FAD-dependent oxidoreductase, producing the protein MAGQPRAAVIGTGVAGLVAAHVLRHSHDVTVYEADERAGGHAHTHDVTLVDGQQVAVDSGFIVHNDRTYPTLQRLFRELDVATQETEMSMSVWHARGRIQYAGGQGLRGLLADPRTVARPSYLRMLTEVRPFHRAARRLLDEAPTGDADESLGDWLGRGAYTPAFIEWFIRPLVAAVWSCDPDRALDYPARSLLTFLDHHGMLSVKGSPTWRTVVGGSRTYVDRVLAGIGDVRLATPVTDLHRTPTGVTVTDAVGQTETYDGVVVATHPHQALSILSEPSLQEHEVLSALTYSVNPAQLHTDSSVLPTHVGARASWNYLVPEESGEGVLVTYDLTRLMRLPSPDGQRVLVTLNGSHRIDKNQVIAEMTYEHPLYTATALRARRQLPGLSDTRVAFAGAYQGSGFHEDGAASGLRAAQALGGRW; encoded by the coding sequence ATGGCCGGACAGCCTCGCGCAGCAGTGATCGGCACGGGCGTCGCGGGCCTCGTCGCCGCGCACGTCCTGCGTCACTCGCACGACGTGACGGTCTACGAGGCCGACGAACGCGCCGGCGGCCACGCCCACACCCACGACGTCACCCTGGTCGACGGCCAGCAGGTCGCGGTCGACAGCGGGTTCATCGTGCACAACGACCGGACCTATCCGACCCTGCAGCGGCTGTTCCGAGAGCTCGACGTCGCGACTCAGGAGACCGAGATGAGCATGTCGGTCTGGCATGCGCGCGGCAGGATCCAGTACGCCGGTGGCCAGGGTCTGCGCGGTCTCCTCGCCGATCCGCGCACGGTCGCGCGCCCGTCGTACCTGCGCATGCTGACCGAGGTGCGGCCGTTCCACCGCGCCGCTCGCCGCCTGCTGGACGAGGCGCCGACCGGCGACGCGGACGAGTCGCTCGGCGACTGGCTGGGCCGAGGGGCGTACACACCGGCGTTCATCGAGTGGTTCATCCGGCCGCTCGTGGCGGCGGTCTGGTCTTGCGACCCGGACCGCGCGCTCGACTACCCCGCGCGGTCGTTGCTCACCTTCCTGGACCACCACGGCATGCTCAGCGTGAAGGGCTCGCCGACCTGGCGCACGGTGGTCGGCGGCTCGCGGACGTACGTGGACCGTGTGCTCGCAGGGATCGGCGATGTCCGCCTGGCGACACCGGTGACAGACCTGCACCGAACGCCAACCGGGGTCACGGTCACCGATGCCGTCGGGCAGACCGAGACGTACGACGGTGTCGTCGTCGCGACCCATCCGCACCAGGCGCTCAGCATCCTCAGCGAGCCGAGTCTGCAGGAGCACGAGGTGCTTTCGGCTCTGACCTACTCGGTCAACCCAGCCCAGCTGCACACCGATAGCTCCGTCCTGCCGACGCATGTCGGTGCCCGAGCATCGTGGAACTACCTGGTCCCCGAGGAGTCCGGCGAGGGCGTCCTGGTGACGTACGACCTGACTCGCCTGATGCGGCTGCCGAGCCCTGACGGTCAGCGAGTTCTGGTGACCCTCAACGGATCTCATCGGATCGACAAGAACCAGGTCATCGCCGAGATGACCTACGAGCACCCCCTCTACACGGCGACCGCGCTGCGTGCGCGGCGGCAGCTGCCGGGCCTCTCCGACACCCGCGTGGCGTTCGCCGGCGCCTACCAAGGGTCCGGATTTCACGAGGACGGCGCGGCCTCCGGGCTACGCGCCGCCCAGGCGCTCGGAGGCCGCTGGTGA
- a CDS encoding DUF1365 domain-containing protein produces the protein MRHRPAQLLLTEVRHTRTSPIRHDFTYASCSWLIDLDALGARRTPAGIPWWIRAFVSFEAGDHVGDPSRSWRENVDQLAHEHGVDLVGGRVLALAGARSLGHVFNPLTLYWCWDRGGQLACVIAEVHNTYGGRHAYVVRPDQREVANVEKALYVSPFNDTRGSYTMSVPVPRDRLDVRITLHAPDQRPFVATWRGRPVESGVDLLRAALRVPLASHAMSARIRLQGIRLWLRGLPVIPRPAHSRQEAA, from the coding sequence GTGAGACACCGACCAGCCCAGCTCCTGCTCACCGAGGTGAGGCACACCCGTACGTCACCGATCAGGCACGACTTCACGTACGCGTCGTGCAGCTGGCTGATCGACCTCGACGCCCTCGGTGCCAGGCGTACGCCCGCTGGAATCCCCTGGTGGATCAGGGCATTCGTGTCCTTCGAGGCAGGCGACCACGTAGGCGACCCGAGTCGGTCCTGGCGCGAGAACGTCGATCAGCTCGCCCACGAGCACGGCGTCGACCTGGTCGGTGGACGCGTGCTCGCCCTCGCCGGCGCCCGGAGCCTCGGGCATGTCTTCAACCCGCTGACGCTCTACTGGTGCTGGGACCGTGGTGGCCAGCTGGCCTGTGTGATCGCCGAGGTCCACAACACCTACGGCGGACGCCACGCGTACGTCGTGCGACCGGACCAACGAGAAGTCGCGAACGTCGAGAAGGCCTTGTACGTCTCGCCGTTCAACGACACCCGCGGCTCGTACACGATGTCGGTCCCGGTCCCACGCGACCGGCTCGACGTGCGGATCACGCTGCACGCACCTGACCAGCGACCGTTCGTCGCGACCTGGCGCGGTCGTCCGGTCGAGAGCGGCGTCGACCTACTGCGCGCAGCGCTCCGTGTGCCCCTTGCCTCGCACGCGATGTCCGCGCGCATCCGTCTCCAAGGGATCCGCCTGTGGCTGCGCGGACTTCCTGTCATCCCCCGACCTGCCCACTCCCGTCAGGAGGCCGCATGA
- a CDS encoding SAM-dependent methyltransferase, with translation MTTLAPTIARPSVDPERWPDVARVPPRAKSAVAAAVTRSIFRRAVRRLPLRVDMPDGVRLGGAAMDPAAPTMQIHDPSRLMRRIGTSGLIGFGESYQAGEWDSDDLAGLIAAFASGIDALVPAPLKRMRSAYLARQPRADRPDPHNSRTNVERHYDLSNEMFAQFLDPTMSYSSALFERADEDMVTAQHRKIDRMLDQAGVRVGSRVLEIGTGWGELALRAAQRGARVDTITLSSEQHGWAEQKIAGAGLSDLVSVRLQDYREVRGEYDAVLSVEMVEAVGLDFLGTYFASIEGTLAPGGRAVIQAITMPHARVEETRDGYTWIHKYIFPGGALPSTRMLDDAAGEHGLRCVDDFAIGDSYAETLRRWANSFADATETLEALGFDEVFRRMWTFYLRYSEGGFRSGYLDVHQLTYTRENA, from the coding sequence ATGACCACGCTCGCCCCCACCATCGCCCGGCCATCGGTCGACCCCGAGCGCTGGCCGGACGTCGCCCGAGTCCCGCCCCGCGCCAAGTCGGCGGTAGCCGCCGCAGTGACTCGCTCGATCTTCCGGCGAGCCGTGCGCCGGCTGCCGCTGCGGGTGGACATGCCCGACGGCGTACGACTCGGCGGCGCCGCCATGGATCCGGCCGCGCCCACGATGCAGATCCACGACCCGTCCAGACTGATGCGTCGCATCGGGACGAGCGGGCTGATCGGGTTCGGCGAGTCCTACCAGGCGGGCGAGTGGGACAGTGACGACCTGGCGGGCCTCATCGCCGCGTTCGCGAGCGGGATCGACGCTCTGGTGCCCGCGCCCCTCAAACGGATGCGGTCGGCGTACCTCGCCCGTCAGCCTCGGGCAGACCGCCCTGACCCCCACAACTCGCGCACCAACGTCGAGCGCCACTACGACCTCTCGAACGAGATGTTCGCGCAGTTCCTGGACCCGACGATGAGCTATTCGTCAGCGCTGTTCGAGCGAGCCGACGAGGACATGGTCACGGCACAGCACCGCAAGATCGACCGGATGCTCGACCAGGCCGGCGTTCGTGTGGGCAGCCGAGTGCTCGAGATCGGCACCGGCTGGGGTGAGCTCGCCCTGCGCGCCGCCCAGCGCGGTGCGCGCGTCGACACCATCACCTTGTCGAGCGAGCAGCACGGCTGGGCCGAGCAGAAGATCGCCGGCGCCGGGCTGTCCGACCTCGTGTCGGTGCGGCTCCAGGACTACCGCGAGGTGCGCGGCGAGTACGACGCCGTGCTGTCCGTGGAGATGGTCGAGGCCGTCGGGCTGGACTTCCTCGGCACGTACTTCGCGAGCATCGAAGGGACGCTCGCGCCTGGGGGCCGCGCGGTCATCCAGGCGATCACGATGCCGCACGCGCGGGTCGAGGAGACCCGAGACGGCTACACCTGGATCCACAAGTACATCTTTCCGGGCGGCGCGCTGCCCTCCACCCGCATGCTCGACGACGCCGCGGGCGAGCACGGCCTGCGCTGCGTCGACGACTTCGCCATCGGCGACAGCTACGCCGAGACCCTGCGCCGCTGGGCCAACTCCTTCGCCGACGCCACGGAGACGCTCGAGGCGCTCGGCTTCGACGAGGTGTTCCGGCGGATGTGGACGTTCTACCTGCGCTACTCCGAGGGCGGCTTCCGTTCCGGCTACCTCGACGTGCACCAGCTGACCTACACCCGGGAGAACGCATGA
- a CDS encoding SAM-dependent methyltransferase, whose amino-acid sequence MTPAPVADQIASLLEPVVQGELPVRLSAWDGSSAGPEGAPHVRINSPQALRRLIWRPGELGAAQAYVSGEIELEGDLAGGLRHLWRIVGARQLSAVRPSPRLLAQVARLAREWDVLRPPPPMPSTQIAVSGRLHSMRRDKAVISHHYDLSNEFYALVLDEHMAYSCAYVTGAELSGDETATYTLENAQEDKLDLVCRKLGLDQRPGMRLLDVGCGWGSLSIYAAHVYGAKVKGVTISAEQKAFADNRIRTLGLEDLVEIKQQDYREITDMPYDAVSSLEMGEHVGERNYPAYAETLTRCVKDDGRVLVQQMSRSGRHPGGGPFIEAFIAPDMTMRPVGDTVGLLERAGLEVRDVHALREHYAWTVRAWQRRFDANREQLEKLVGVEVVRVWELYLAGGLLSFEQGRMGVDQILAVRRQDGPSALPPMRPGSWSAPYA is encoded by the coding sequence ATGACACCGGCACCGGTAGCCGACCAGATCGCCAGCCTCCTCGAGCCGGTCGTGCAGGGCGAGCTCCCCGTACGCCTGTCCGCCTGGGACGGCAGCAGCGCTGGCCCCGAGGGCGCACCGCACGTCCGCATCAACTCGCCACAGGCCTTGCGTCGCCTCATCTGGCGCCCGGGCGAGCTGGGCGCCGCGCAGGCGTACGTCTCCGGCGAGATCGAGCTGGAGGGCGATCTCGCCGGGGGTCTGCGCCACCTGTGGCGGATCGTCGGCGCGCGCCAGCTGTCGGCCGTACGCCCGTCGCCTCGGTTGCTCGCCCAGGTCGCACGGCTGGCTCGGGAGTGGGACGTGCTCCGGCCACCTCCGCCGATGCCCAGCACCCAGATCGCGGTCTCCGGTCGCCTCCACTCCATGCGTCGGGACAAGGCCGTCATCAGCCACCACTACGACCTGTCCAACGAGTTCTACGCGCTCGTGCTCGATGAGCACATGGCCTACTCGTGCGCGTACGTCACGGGTGCCGAGCTGAGCGGCGACGAGACTGCGACCTACACCTTGGAGAACGCCCAGGAGGACAAGCTCGACCTCGTCTGCCGCAAGCTCGGACTCGATCAGCGTCCCGGCATGAGGCTGCTCGATGTGGGCTGCGGCTGGGGCTCCCTGTCGATCTATGCCGCGCACGTCTACGGCGCCAAGGTCAAGGGTGTCACCATCTCGGCCGAGCAGAAAGCGTTCGCAGACAACAGGATTCGCACGCTCGGTCTCGAAGACCTGGTCGAGATCAAGCAGCAGGACTACCGCGAGATCACCGACATGCCGTACGACGCGGTGTCCTCCCTCGAGATGGGTGAGCACGTCGGTGAACGCAACTACCCCGCGTACGCCGAGACCCTCACCCGCTGTGTGAAGGACGATGGGCGGGTGCTCGTGCAGCAGATGTCCCGCTCGGGTCGCCACCCAGGAGGCGGGCCGTTCATCGAGGCGTTCATCGCCCCCGACATGACGATGCGCCCGGTCGGCGACACGGTCGGGCTGCTGGAGCGAGCAGGGCTGGAGGTCCGCGACGTGCACGCCCTGCGCGAGCACTACGCGTGGACGGTGCGCGCCTGGCAGCGACGCTTCGACGCGAACCGCGAGCAGCTCGAGAAGCTCGTCGGCGTCGAGGTCGTGCGCGTCTGGGAGCTCTACCTCGCCGGCGGCCTGCTGAGCTTCGAGCAGGGCCGGATGGGAGTGGACCAGATCCTTGCCGTACGCCGGCAGGACGGCCCCAGCGCGCTGCCGCCTATGCGTCCGGGCTCGTGGAGCGCGCCGTATGCGTGA
- a CDS encoding DUF1295 domain-containing protein, translating into MRDFLTLTLVCVALLAVVQGTTFWIGHRIGRYNVVDVAWGLGLAAVAVVAAIVGDGDGLRRVLLLLVVGFWGLRLSWHIWRRSRGGGEDPRYAQLLDGAGTGAVLRKVFVTQGVAQWFISLPIQVSAVTGPPRGVGRAVMVLGVVTAVGGVMVESVADRQLAAFKADPGRRGQVMDSGLWGWSRHPNYFGDACVWIGIYLIAAAVWPGVLTVLSPAAMVWFLVVATGARLLERHLAERPGYREYQARTSFFVLRPPRRDSAP; encoded by the coding sequence ATGCGTGACTTCCTGACTCTCACCCTCGTGTGCGTGGCGCTGCTCGCCGTCGTGCAGGGCACGACGTTCTGGATCGGGCACCGCATCGGGCGGTACAACGTCGTCGACGTCGCCTGGGGGCTCGGACTGGCCGCCGTTGCAGTGGTGGCTGCGATCGTCGGGGACGGGGACGGACTCCGGCGTGTGCTGCTGCTTCTCGTGGTCGGGTTCTGGGGGCTGCGCCTCAGCTGGCACATCTGGCGCCGTTCGCGGGGTGGCGGTGAGGACCCGCGCTACGCGCAGCTGCTCGACGGCGCCGGCACCGGTGCGGTGCTGCGGAAGGTGTTCGTCACGCAGGGTGTGGCGCAGTGGTTCATCTCGTTGCCGATCCAGGTCAGTGCCGTGACCGGTCCGCCTCGCGGTGTGGGCCGGGCCGTCATGGTGCTCGGCGTGGTGACCGCGGTTGGCGGCGTCATGGTCGAGTCAGTGGCCGATCGTCAGCTGGCAGCGTTCAAGGCGGATCCGGGTCGGCGTGGCCAGGTCATGGACTCCGGGCTGTGGGGCTGGTCCCGTCACCCGAACTACTTCGGCGACGCATGTGTGTGGATCGGCATCTACCTGATCGCGGCAGCGGTCTGGCCGGGTGTGCTCACCGTTCTGTCGCCAGCCGCCATGGTCTGGTTCCTCGTCGTCGCGACCGGCGCCCGACTGCTCGAGCGCCATCTGGCCGAGCGACCCGGCTACCGCGAGTACCAGGCTCGGACCAGCTTCTTCGTGCTCCGGCCACCCCGCCGGGACTCCGCTCCTTGA
- a CDS encoding bile acid:sodium symporter family protein, with the protein MDSPLTTVGLPIALAIIMFGLGLSLSASDFTRALRHPRAVAIALLCQVLVLPAVAFGLVVAFDLDPVLAVGFMLLAASPGGTTANLFSHLFRGDVALNITLTAINSVLAIATLPIITNLALDHFLDGEGEVGLQFGKMIQVFAVVLVPVVIGMVVRARNRGFADRMDRPVRIASAVILALVIVGALLGARDEIGDYIADVGVISVLFCLVSLSTGLVVPRLLGVDRRQSIATSFEIGIHNSTLAIAVALNVLDQDDMAVPAAVYGVLMFFVAGAFGWLITRRQEPSPETARVAH; encoded by the coding sequence ATGGACTCGCCGCTGACCACTGTCGGGCTGCCGATCGCTCTGGCGATCATCATGTTCGGCCTCGGGCTGTCCCTGAGCGCATCCGACTTCACCCGCGCTTTGCGACACCCACGAGCTGTCGCCATCGCCCTGCTGTGCCAGGTCCTGGTGCTGCCTGCGGTGGCTTTCGGGCTCGTGGTCGCCTTCGATCTCGATCCGGTGCTGGCCGTTGGCTTCATGCTGCTCGCGGCCTCGCCGGGCGGCACGACCGCGAACCTGTTCAGCCACCTGTTCCGCGGCGACGTGGCACTCAACATCACCCTCACGGCGATCAACTCCGTACTCGCGATCGCCACCCTGCCGATCATCACCAATCTGGCGCTCGACCACTTCCTCGACGGCGAAGGGGAGGTCGGCCTCCAGTTCGGCAAGATGATCCAGGTCTTCGCGGTGGTGCTGGTGCCGGTCGTGATCGGCATGGTCGTCCGCGCGCGCAACCGTGGATTCGCCGACCGCATGGACCGCCCGGTCCGCATCGCGTCGGCCGTGATCCTGGCCCTGGTCATCGTGGGCGCGCTGCTCGGCGCACGGGACGAGATCGGTGACTACATCGCAGATGTCGGGGTCATCTCGGTGCTGTTCTGCCTCGTCAGCCTGAGCACCGGGCTCGTCGTGCCTCGCCTCCTGGGCGTCGATCGTCGGCAGTCCATCGCGACGTCGTTCGAGATCGGGATCCACAACAGCACGCTCGCCATTGCGGTCGCGCTCAATGTGCTCGACCAGGACGACATGGCCGTTCCGGCGGCGGTGTACGGCGTCCTCATGTTCTTCGTCGCCGGCGCCTTCGGCTGGCTCATCACCCGTCGCCAGGAACCGTCTCCCGAGACCGCTCGGGTCGCCCACTGA
- a CDS encoding class I SAM-dependent methyltransferase encodes MTDYLASNRANWDERAAVHAASPDYDIDRLLSSDTELSAVVAFDTLRLGDVSGQDGVHLQCHIGTDTLSLARLGATMTGVDLSPASLAEGRSLASRAGVEIPYVECDVYDAPAALDGQTFDFVYTGIGAICWLPSIDRWASTVAELLRPGGRLFIREGHPMLWSLDTDDDQKIHLVYPYFEREEPVVINEGTTYVETDHEFTSVTTMDWNHGLGEIVTALLAHGFTLTELTEHDSAPWEALPGLMTRDESGEWRLTDQPERLPCTYTLQAVKR; translated from the coding sequence GTGACCGACTACCTCGCCAGCAACCGCGCCAACTGGGACGAGCGCGCCGCCGTCCACGCCGCATCACCGGACTACGACATCGACCGGCTGCTGAGCAGCGACACCGAGCTCAGCGCAGTGGTCGCCTTCGACACGCTGCGACTCGGTGATGTCAGTGGCCAGGACGGCGTCCACCTCCAGTGCCACATCGGTACCGACACGCTCTCGCTCGCCCGCCTCGGCGCGACGATGACCGGCGTCGACCTCTCCCCCGCGTCCCTCGCGGAGGGTCGATCCCTGGCGAGTCGCGCCGGCGTCGAGATCCCCTACGTCGAGTGCGATGTCTACGACGCACCAGCCGCCCTCGACGGGCAGACCTTCGACTTCGTCTACACCGGCATCGGCGCGATCTGCTGGTTGCCGTCGATCGACCGGTGGGCCTCGACCGTCGCCGAGCTGCTGCGACCGGGTGGCCGGCTGTTCATCCGCGAGGGCCACCCGATGCTCTGGTCGCTCGACACCGACGACGACCAGAAGATTCACCTCGTCTACCCGTACTTCGAGCGCGAGGAGCCGGTCGTCATCAACGAGGGCACCACCTACGTCGAGACCGACCACGAGTTCACCTCGGTCACCACGATGGACTGGAATCATGGCCTAGGGGAGATCGTGACCGCGCTGCTGGCTCATGGCTTCACCCTCACGGAACTCACCGAGCACGACTCGGCCCCATGGGAGGCGCTGCCGGGCCTCATGACGCGGGACGAGTCGGGTGAGTGGCGCCTGACCGACCAGCCCGAACGTCTCCCCTGCACCTACACCTTGCAAGCGGTGAAGCGCTGA